In one Mycobacteroides chelonae genomic region, the following are encoded:
- a CDS encoding DUF427 domain-containing protein: MSTPDRPRLVPGPDHPITIEPASTRVVVTSGDVTIADTTGALRLQEASYPPVYYLPPDAVNWEVLQRTDTHTYCPYKGEASYYSVRTPEGTIEDAVWTYEDPYPAVARIARHLAFYPDRVNVTAD; the protein is encoded by the coding sequence ATGTCCACCCCCGACAGGCCGCGATTGGTTCCCGGCCCCGACCATCCGATCACCATCGAGCCCGCCAGCACCCGCGTCGTGGTTACGTCCGGCGATGTCACCATCGCCGACACCACCGGCGCCTTGCGGCTGCAGGAGGCCAGCTATCCGCCCGTGTACTACCTCCCGCCCGATGCGGTGAACTGGGAGGTGCTGCAGCGCACCGACACCCACACGTACTGCCCGTATAAGGGCGAGGCCTCGTACTACTCGGTGCGCACACCCGAGGGAACGATCGAAGACGCCGTCTGGACCTATGAAGATCCCTACCCGGCGGTCGCCCGGATTGCCCGCCATCTGGCCTTCTATCCCGACCGGGTCAACGTCACCGCGGACTGA
- a CDS encoding alpha/beta fold hydrolase: MTRWLLLRGLSREKRHWEQFPQVFAESLGVQVECLDAPGFGTEFQRVSPASISAITDDIRSRLDRDSDGWSLLSISLGGMIGLDWCARYPGDFERAVIINSSTASTPIWQRFQPSSIPNLVLGRFRADVPRERALLEQTANSPDLDLDALSQQWAGYLETQRPSSASIARQIAAAIRFRMPKRVDTPLLVLTSTRDRLVSSAASRTIANRFGAPLAVHPTAGHDIPLDDGAWIAEQVRRWID; this comes from the coding sequence ATGACACGGTGGCTGCTGCTTCGTGGCTTGAGCCGCGAGAAGCGCCACTGGGAGCAGTTCCCACAAGTCTTTGCCGAATCGCTTGGCGTTCAGGTGGAATGCCTGGATGCGCCGGGATTCGGCACCGAATTCCAACGTGTCTCGCCGGCGAGTATCTCGGCCATCACCGATGACATCCGGTCCCGGCTGGACCGGGATAGCGACGGGTGGTCACTGCTCTCGATATCTCTGGGCGGCATGATCGGACTCGACTGGTGCGCGCGTTACCCCGGAGATTTCGAACGCGCCGTCATCATCAATTCGAGCACTGCCTCGACACCGATATGGCAGCGATTTCAGCCGTCGTCGATCCCCAACTTGGTACTCGGACGGTTCCGCGCCGACGTGCCTCGCGAACGTGCCCTCCTGGAACAGACGGCCAATAGCCCCGATCTCGATCTCGACGCGCTGTCCCAGCAGTGGGCCGGTTACCTAGAGACCCAGCGTCCGTCGAGCGCCAGCATCGCCCGGCAGATCGCCGCGGCCATCAGGTTCCGGATGCCGAAGCGCGTCGATACCCCTCTGCTCGTTCTGACCTCCACGCGCGACCGGCTTGTGAGTTCCGCGGCATCACGCACGATAGCCAACAGATTCGGCGCACCCCTCGCGGTGCATCCCACCGCCGGCCACGACATTCCCCTCGACGACGGCGCATGGATCGCCGAACAGGTAAGACGGTGGATCGACTAG
- the prpD gene encoding 2-methylcitrate dehydratase PrpD yields the protein MHVHSVHTRRSADVFPRDQHLAWKIAEVASDPVAVPADTEAMVINRIIDNAAVSAASVIRRPVTVARRQAQAHAVSSGGRGANVFGVSGGYSAEWAAWANGVAVRELDFHDTFLAADYSHPGDNIPPLVAVAQQLGIGGADLIRGLATAYETQINLTRGICLHEHKIDHVAHLGPSVAAGLGTMLKLDTETIYQAIGQALHLTTATRQSRKGLISSWKAYAPAWAGKVAIEAVDRAMRGEGAPSPIWEGEDGVIAWLLGGPDKVYEVPLPGPGEEKRAILDSYTKEHSAEYQSQAPIDLARRMRERIGDLDQIATIVLHTSHHTHVVIGTGSNDPQKFDPDASRETLDHSVMYIFAVALEDGTWHHERSYAPERAHRPETIELWNKISTVEDPEWTRRYHSSNPDEKAFGCKAVVTLKNGEVITDELAIADAHPLGARPFARENYINKFTVLSDGVIEQHEQDRFLSVAQGLADLKAGSLGALNPLVDAVVLDKAPTTPEGIFK from the coding sequence ATGCACGTTCACTCCGTACACACCCGCCGCAGCGCCGACGTCTTCCCCCGCGACCAACACCTCGCCTGGAAGATCGCCGAAGTCGCTTCGGATCCCGTTGCCGTTCCCGCCGACACCGAGGCGATGGTCATCAACCGGATCATCGATAACGCCGCCGTCAGCGCCGCGTCGGTCATCCGCCGTCCCGTCACCGTCGCGCGCCGCCAGGCGCAGGCCCATGCGGTGTCGTCCGGTGGACGTGGTGCCAATGTCTTCGGTGTCAGCGGTGGCTACTCGGCCGAGTGGGCGGCGTGGGCCAACGGCGTCGCAGTACGCGAACTGGACTTCCACGACACCTTTCTGGCCGCCGACTATTCGCACCCCGGCGACAACATTCCACCGCTGGTGGCCGTGGCCCAGCAGCTCGGTATCGGCGGGGCGGACCTCATTCGCGGTCTGGCCACCGCGTACGAAACTCAGATCAACCTCACCCGCGGAATCTGTCTGCACGAGCACAAGATCGACCACGTCGCACACCTCGGCCCTTCTGTCGCCGCCGGCCTGGGCACCATGCTGAAGCTCGACACCGAGACGATCTATCAGGCCATCGGTCAGGCCCTACACCTGACCACCGCGACCCGGCAGTCCCGCAAGGGACTCATTTCCAGCTGGAAGGCCTATGCCCCGGCGTGGGCCGGCAAGGTCGCCATCGAGGCCGTCGACCGCGCCATGCGCGGCGAGGGTGCTCCGTCCCCCATCTGGGAGGGCGAAGACGGCGTGATCGCCTGGCTGCTCGGCGGTCCCGACAAGGTCTACGAGGTGCCACTGCCTGGCCCGGGTGAGGAGAAGCGCGCGATCCTGGACAGCTACACCAAGGAGCACTCGGCCGAGTATCAGAGCCAGGCGCCCATCGACCTGGCCCGCAGGATGCGCGAGCGCATCGGCGACCTGGATCAGATTGCGACGATCGTGCTGCACACCAGCCACCACACGCATGTCGTGATCGGGACCGGATCGAATGATCCGCAGAAGTTCGACCCCGACGCTTCGCGCGAGACACTCGACCACTCGGTCATGTACATCTTCGCCGTGGCGCTGGAGGACGGCACCTGGCATCACGAGCGTTCCTATGCACCCGAACGCGCACACCGCCCCGAAACGATCGAACTCTGGAACAAGATCAGCACCGTCGAAGATCCGGAGTGGACTCGTCGGTATCACTCAAGTAATCCCGACGAGAAGGCGTTCGGCTGCAAGGCCGTCGTCACTCTCAAGAACGGCGAGGTGATCACCGATGAGCTGGCGATCGCCGATGCACACCCCCTGGGGGCGCGGCCGTTCGCCCGGGAGAACTACATCAACAAGTTCACTGTGCTGTCCGACGGCGTCATCGAGCAGCACGAGCAGGACCGATTCCTGTCGGTGGCACAGGGGTTGGCCGACCTGAAGGCCGGCTCACTGGGTGCGCTCAACCCGCTCGTCGATGCCGTAGTTCTCGACAAGGCGCCCACGACACCGGAGGGGATCTTTAAGTGA
- a CDS encoding mycobacterial-type methylenetetrahydrofolate reductase has protein sequence MSMNTVALELVPPNVDGGLEKASEELQKLSRFSAEFGIDGRIDHVMIPSMIVEDADRPLEMKPKLDVVDYWSIIRSELPTMRGLCTQVTSFSDETSLRSRLTGLTEAGMDGVIFVGVPRTMSDGDGSGIPPTDALSKFDDIVDNRGVILIPTRSGEQGRFSFKCDKGATFAMTQLLYSDAVVGFLQEFARTTEHRPEVLLSFGFVPKLESKVGLIDWLIQDPGNEAVAREQDFVKSLAACEPDVRRPQLVDLYKRVIDGVADVGFPLSVHFEAPYGLARPAFETFAEMLEYWSPVRETP, from the coding sequence GTGTCCATGAATACCGTTGCGCTGGAGCTGGTGCCTCCCAATGTCGATGGCGGCCTCGAGAAGGCATCCGAAGAACTGCAGAAGCTGTCCAGGTTTTCGGCGGAGTTCGGCATCGATGGGCGCATCGACCACGTCATGATCCCGTCGATGATCGTGGAGGATGCCGATCGTCCGCTGGAGATGAAGCCGAAGCTGGATGTCGTCGACTATTGGTCGATCATCCGGTCGGAGCTACCCACCATGCGGGGACTGTGCACGCAGGTCACTTCCTTTTCGGATGAGACGTCGTTACGGAGCCGGCTGACCGGTCTCACGGAAGCCGGGATGGACGGTGTGATCTTCGTCGGCGTACCACGCACCATGAGCGACGGCGACGGTTCGGGCATTCCACCGACTGATGCGTTGTCGAAGTTCGATGACATCGTCGACAACAGGGGAGTGATCCTGATCCCCACCCGCAGTGGCGAACAGGGCCGCTTCTCCTTCAAATGCGACAAGGGTGCCACCTTCGCCATGACCCAGCTGCTGTATTCCGATGCGGTGGTTGGCTTTCTGCAGGAGTTCGCGCGCACAACCGAACACCGGCCAGAGGTGTTGCTCTCATTCGGTTTCGTCCCGAAGCTGGAGTCCAAGGTCGGGCTCATCGACTGGTTGATCCAAGACCCCGGCAATGAAGCTGTTGCGCGCGAACAGGACTTCGTGAAGTCGCTGGCTGCCTGCGAACCAGATGTCCGGCGGCCACAGCTGGTGGATCTCTACAAGCGAGTCATCGATGGAGTGGCAGACGTCGGCTTTCCCCTGAGCGTGCATTTCGAAGCTCCGTACGGTCTGGCCAGGCCGGCCTTCGAGACCTTCGCGGAGATGTTGGAGTACTGGTCGCCGGTACGCGAGACCCCTTAA
- a CDS encoding short-chain fatty acyl-CoA regulator family protein produces the protein MSRPFAGARLRRLREERGLTQAALARVLDLSTSYVNQLENDARPVTVAVLLRLTERFDLSPHYFSPDSDARLVADLGEIFTEAAVGEISDLQLEELVARMPSVGQTLVGMHRRLRDVTAELESYRATENAATIGDSIREPLRPMPFEEVRDLFYDHKNYLGELDTAAEDLFEHYGLHIGGLDTQLATVLKQDHGIAVTVAKGGALSDSSKRRFDTDAGVLRIAHWLTPGQRAFQMATQLALLTQTETMAAILSGAEQLSPEAIGVARIGLANYFAGAFLLPYKQFHHAAESTRYDVDILARQFEVGHETVCHRLSTLQRPSMRGVPFILVRTDRAGNISKRQSATAFHFSRVGGNCPLWVVHEAFSNPGQFVTQVAEMPDGRTYFWVARTSSTSTGGFLSTPKSFAIGLGCDIAHAHRLVYSTGIAIDDPSTAVPIGPGCKVCVRDSCAQRAFPYIGRSVHVDEDASSRLPYT, from the coding sequence ATGTCCAGACCGTTCGCCGGTGCGCGGTTGCGGAGGTTGCGTGAGGAACGTGGCCTGACGCAAGCGGCGCTCGCACGCGTCCTGGATTTGTCGACGAGTTACGTCAACCAGCTGGAGAATGACGCGCGCCCGGTGACGGTTGCGGTGCTGCTGCGCCTCACCGAACGTTTCGATCTGTCACCGCACTATTTCTCCCCGGATTCCGACGCCCGGCTTGTCGCGGACCTTGGCGAGATATTCACCGAGGCTGCCGTGGGCGAGATCAGTGACCTGCAGCTCGAAGAGCTAGTCGCCCGGATGCCGTCGGTGGGTCAGACCCTGGTGGGCATGCACCGCAGGCTGCGGGACGTCACTGCCGAGCTGGAGAGCTATCGCGCGACCGAGAACGCGGCCACGATCGGTGATTCGATAAGAGAACCGCTGCGTCCCATGCCGTTTGAAGAAGTTCGCGACCTCTTCTACGATCACAAGAACTACCTTGGTGAACTCGACACCGCCGCCGAAGATCTATTCGAGCACTACGGGTTGCACATCGGTGGTCTCGACACGCAGCTGGCCACAGTCTTGAAGCAAGACCACGGTATCGCCGTCACCGTGGCCAAGGGAGGGGCACTCTCAGATTCTTCGAAACGCCGGTTCGACACGGACGCAGGGGTTTTACGTATCGCGCATTGGCTCACACCCGGCCAGCGCGCATTCCAAATGGCCACGCAGCTGGCGCTGCTCACGCAGACCGAAACCATGGCGGCAATCCTCTCCGGTGCCGAGCAGCTGAGCCCCGAGGCCATCGGTGTGGCCCGGATCGGGTTGGCTAACTACTTCGCTGGTGCTTTCCTGTTGCCGTACAAACAGTTTCACCATGCGGCGGAGTCCACTAGATATGACGTCGACATCCTGGCGCGGCAGTTCGAGGTCGGGCACGAGACCGTTTGCCACCGGCTGTCGACTCTGCAGCGCCCCTCCATGCGGGGAGTTCCGTTCATTCTGGTCCGGACCGACCGTGCGGGGAACATCTCGAAACGCCAATCCGCCACGGCGTTTCACTTCTCCAGAGTGGGTGGAAACTGCCCCCTGTGGGTCGTTCACGAGGCGTTCTCGAATCCGGGACAGTTTGTGACCCAGGTGGCCGAGATGCCTGACGGCCGCACGTATTTCTGGGTGGCACGCACGAGTAGTACATCAACAGGCGGATTCCTCAGCACGCCAAAATCGTTCGCGATCGGTCTGGGATGCGATATCGCCCATGCGCATCGTCTGGTGTACTCGACGGGGATCGCCATCGACGATCCGTCAACCGCGGTGCCGATCGGCCCGGGCTGCAAGGTGTGCGTCCGCGATTCCTGTGCCCAGCGAGCTTTTCCCTACATTGGCCGCAGCGTCCACGTCGACGAGGACGCCAGCAGTCGCCTGCCTTACACCTGA
- the prpB gene encoding methylisocitrate lyase yields the protein MSALLASATDAATKRAAFRAGLSSGELLRFPGAFSPLVAKLIQEVGFEGVYVSGAVLSADLALPDIGLTTLTEVSARGRQIASVTDLPTLIDADTGFGEPMSAARTVAVLEDSGVAGLHLEDQVNPKRCGHLDGKAVVESAEMVRRLRAAVSARRDPNFVICARTDAAGIEGLPAAIDRAKAYADAGADLIFTEALSDIGEFEKFRAAVDVPLLANMTEFGKSELVTADQLRDVGYNVVIYPVTTLRLAMFAVEQGLREIDSAGTQSGLLDQMQHRSRLYELLRYSEYNQFDTEIFNFSLNGGGAR from the coding sequence GTGAGCGCGCTTCTTGCCTCCGCCACGGACGCGGCCACCAAGCGTGCCGCGTTCCGGGCGGGCTTGTCTTCCGGTGAACTGTTGCGTTTTCCCGGCGCGTTCTCGCCGTTGGTGGCCAAGCTGATCCAGGAGGTCGGGTTCGAGGGTGTTTACGTCTCGGGTGCCGTACTGTCGGCCGATCTCGCGCTGCCCGATATCGGATTGACGACGCTCACGGAGGTGTCGGCCCGCGGCCGCCAGATCGCGTCAGTTACCGACCTTCCGACCCTGATCGACGCCGACACAGGATTTGGCGAGCCGATGAGTGCGGCACGCACGGTCGCCGTGCTCGAAGACAGCGGGGTCGCCGGGCTTCATCTCGAGGACCAGGTGAATCCCAAGCGGTGCGGGCATCTTGACGGCAAGGCCGTCGTCGAGAGCGCTGAGATGGTTCGGCGGCTCCGTGCGGCGGTCTCCGCCCGGCGCGACCCCAACTTCGTGATCTGCGCCCGCACTGATGCTGCGGGCATCGAGGGGTTGCCCGCGGCAATCGACCGCGCAAAGGCCTATGCCGATGCGGGCGCGGATCTCATCTTCACCGAAGCACTCAGTGATATCGGCGAGTTCGAGAAGTTCCGTGCCGCGGTCGATGTTCCCTTGCTCGCCAACATGACCGAATTCGGAAAGTCCGAACTCGTGACGGCCGACCAGCTCCGCGACGTCGGGTACAACGTCGTCATCTATCCCGTCACGACCCTGCGGCTAGCGATGTTCGCAGTGGAGCAGGGTCTGCGCGAAATCGATTCGGCGGGAACACAGTCTGGCCTGCTGGACCAGATGCAGCACCGCAGCCGTCTGTATGAGCTGCTCCGCTACTCCGAATACAACCAATTCGATACCGAGATCTTCAATTTCAGCCTCAATGGAGGAGGAGCACGATGA
- a CDS encoding GNAT family N-acetyltransferase, protein MEPTELQTDRLVLRAVTAADEAAIVEACNEPQIAHYLPLPVPYTREDARSFVARSAQEWADNARYGFGFFLADTDELVGTCSLKSIAPGVVEVGYWSASRHRRKGLTTEAIRRLCQWGFDVLGVHRIEWWAVVGNDGSRAVAQAVGFDMEGLLRQRGYRREAPADWWVGGLLSRPE, encoded by the coding sequence ATGGAACCTACCGAGTTGCAGACGGACCGGCTGGTTCTGCGCGCGGTCACTGCTGCGGACGAGGCCGCGATTGTCGAAGCGTGCAACGAGCCGCAGATCGCGCACTACCTTCCGCTACCGGTTCCGTACACCCGTGAAGACGCCCGGAGTTTCGTCGCCAGGTCGGCACAGGAATGGGCGGACAACGCGCGATACGGCTTCGGGTTCTTCCTCGCCGACACAGATGAACTCGTGGGCACCTGTTCACTTAAGTCGATTGCGCCCGGCGTGGTGGAAGTCGGGTATTGGTCTGCCTCACGGCATCGCCGTAAGGGGCTGACAACAGAGGCGATTCGGCGGCTGTGCCAGTGGGGATTTGACGTGCTGGGCGTGCACCGCATCGAATGGTGGGCCGTCGTCGGCAACGATGGCTCGCGGGCGGTGGCGCAAGCCGTCGGATTCGATATGGAGGGCTTGCTGCGTCAGCGTGGGTATCGGCGAGAGGCCCCGGCGGATTGGTGGGTTGGCGGGCTCTTGTCCCGGCCCGAGTGA
- a CDS encoding DUF6578 domain-containing protein, with translation MNNKVLNRNESLVYLGISNWEYQCCGRTPEIGQSVDWQISAHSAEGGYLLASAAAVDWDEDREIVRFPYGCASWDPALGDPANALVILWATWHDSQSWPRLRGVVEELYDVSATTRLNESGQVSQEPSSFQYRPTELATRWPDQPPSGEIGHRVITGSVVGLRVTSVVEPTGDDIEALRDARDRGRRTLHLFGPPDAFGAVIPSRGDRVTVDLADPRLGVDDTRGYAGVVTGIAGQVSRAVHSPDGFYTSFLNIDPEAPPADELFIQLLCDRMPN, from the coding sequence GTGAATAACAAGGTTCTCAATCGAAATGAATCGCTTGTATACCTGGGTATTTCAAATTGGGAATACCAGTGCTGCGGTAGGACTCCCGAGATAGGCCAGTCTGTCGATTGGCAGATCTCTGCCCATTCCGCTGAGGGTGGCTACCTACTGGCATCGGCTGCTGCGGTGGACTGGGACGAGGACCGCGAGATCGTCCGGTTTCCCTACGGTTGTGCGAGCTGGGATCCAGCACTCGGAGATCCTGCGAATGCGCTGGTAATCCTCTGGGCTACTTGGCATGACAGCCAAAGCTGGCCCCGTCTTCGGGGCGTCGTCGAGGAGCTGTATGACGTGTCGGCCACTACCCGTCTGAATGAGTCCGGTCAGGTGAGCCAAGAGCCGTCATCGTTTCAGTACCGGCCCACCGAACTCGCAACACGTTGGCCAGATCAGCCACCGTCGGGTGAGATCGGGCATCGAGTGATCACCGGATCCGTTGTGGGTCTGCGTGTGACCTCAGTAGTGGAGCCGACCGGCGATGACATTGAGGCGCTGCGTGATGCGCGAGATCGTGGCCGCAGGACGTTGCATCTATTCGGGCCACCAGACGCGTTTGGCGCGGTGATCCCATCGCGGGGAGACCGAGTGACAGTCGATCTCGCGGATCCGCGGCTGGGCGTGGACGATACGCGTGGCTACGCGGGTGTTGTCACGGGCATTGCCGGGCAAGTAAGTCGCGCGGTGCACTCACCAGATGGCTTCTACACCAGCTTCCTCAACATCGACCCGGAGGCGCCCCCGGCGGACGAGTTGTTCATCCAATTGCTTTGCGACAGGATGCCGAACTAG
- a CDS encoding bifunctional 2-methylcitrate synthase/citrate synthase, translated as MTTATPTIHKGLAGVVVDTTAISKVVPETNSLTYRGYPVQDLAAQCSFEQVAYLLWHGELPNDAELALFNQRERAQRRLDRSLMALLAKLPETCHPMDVVRTAISVLGAEDPSEDDSRPEANYAKSLRMFAVLPTIVAADMRRRRGLDPIQPHSHLGYSANFLRMCFGEVPDPVIVTAFEQSMILYAEHSFNASTFAARVVTSTQSDIYSAVTAAIGALKGSLHGGANEAVMHDMIEIGDAAKAAEWLQGKRTRKEKVMGFGHRVYKNGDSRVPTMRAALEDVARVRDGRKWLEIYKVLESEMDAATGIKPNLDFPTGPAYYLMGFDIPCFTPIFVMSRITGWTAHIMEQAAANALIRPLSEYSGKPQRSLAS; from the coding sequence ATGACCACCGCGACCCCAACCATTCACAAGGGACTTGCCGGCGTCGTGGTGGACACCACCGCCATCTCCAAGGTCGTGCCCGAAACCAACTCGCTGACGTACCGCGGATATCCGGTGCAGGACCTAGCCGCCCAGTGCAGCTTCGAACAGGTCGCCTACCTGCTGTGGCATGGCGAGTTGCCGAACGACGCCGAGCTCGCGCTGTTCAACCAACGCGAGCGGGCGCAGCGCCGCCTGGACCGTTCCCTGATGGCGCTGCTGGCCAAGTTGCCCGAGACGTGCCATCCCATGGACGTGGTGCGCACCGCCATCAGCGTCCTGGGTGCTGAGGATCCTTCCGAGGACGACAGCCGTCCGGAAGCCAACTACGCCAAGTCACTTCGCATGTTCGCGGTGCTGCCGACGATCGTCGCGGCCGATATGCGGCGCCGCCGTGGGCTGGACCCCATTCAGCCCCACAGCCACCTCGGCTACTCGGCCAACTTCCTACGGATGTGCTTTGGTGAGGTACCGGACCCGGTGATCGTCACGGCGTTCGAACAGTCGATGATCCTGTACGCCGAGCACAGCTTCAACGCCTCGACCTTCGCCGCCCGCGTGGTGACCTCGACACAATCCGACATCTACAGTGCGGTCACCGCAGCGATCGGCGCGCTCAAGGGCTCCCTGCACGGCGGAGCCAACGAGGCCGTCATGCACGACATGATCGAGATAGGCGACGCCGCCAAGGCTGCGGAATGGTTGCAGGGCAAGCGGACCCGTAAAGAAAAGGTCATGGGCTTCGGGCACCGCGTATACAAGAACGGCGATTCCCGGGTGCCGACGATGCGCGCGGCGCTGGAGGACGTGGCCCGGGTTCGTGACGGTCGCAAATGGCTCGAGATCTACAAGGTGCTGGAATCCGAGATGGATGCCGCCACCGGAATCAAGCCCAATCTCGATTTCCCCACCGGACCCGCCTATTACCTCATGGGATTCGATATCCCTTGCTTCACACCGATTTTCGTGATGAGCCGGATCACCGGCTGGACCGCGCACATCATGGAGCAAGCAGCAGCCAACGCCCTGATCAGGCCGCTGAGCGAATACTCCGGCAAGCCCCAGCGGTCACTCGCGTCGTAA
- a CDS encoding MFS transporter — MPQRLSAWRFVTTFGVISMFADIVYEGARSITGPLLASLGASALVVGVVTGIGEAAALALRLVSGPLTDRTRMFWTWTIAGYALTVITVPFLGVASVLWVAATLVIAERVGKAVRSPAKDTLLSHATSVTGRGRGFAVHEAMDQVGAITGPLVVAGMLTLTHGNYLPTFAVLAVPGAAALALLFWLRRRVPHPERYEAHADTHDSPTAHQKLQLPIRFWLYAGFSGITVSGFATFGVLSFHMVDRGILAPAAVPLVYAVAMAAAAISALFSGWAYDRIGPKTLVVLPIVGAVVPMLAFTDSLMGIVLGALLWGAAIGIQESTLRAVVADLVPPARRATAYGVYAAVLGTATAVGGTLTGYLYEVSIPMLIGVVGVIQLVALVAAAPTVLRHADQV, encoded by the coding sequence GTGCCACAACGTCTTTCGGCCTGGCGATTCGTCACGACATTCGGCGTCATCAGCATGTTCGCCGATATCGTCTATGAGGGCGCGCGCTCGATCACCGGGCCACTTCTGGCATCGCTCGGGGCATCGGCTCTCGTTGTCGGCGTGGTGACCGGAATCGGCGAGGCCGCCGCCCTGGCGCTGCGTCTGGTGTCGGGCCCACTCACCGACCGCACCCGCATGTTCTGGACCTGGACCATCGCGGGTTACGCACTGACCGTGATCACCGTCCCGTTCCTGGGCGTGGCCAGCGTGCTCTGGGTTGCCGCCACGTTGGTGATCGCCGAACGGGTGGGCAAGGCGGTACGCAGCCCTGCCAAGGACACCTTGCTGTCACACGCCACCTCCGTCACCGGCCGTGGCAGGGGCTTCGCGGTGCACGAGGCCATGGACCAGGTCGGTGCGATTACCGGCCCACTCGTCGTCGCGGGCATGCTCACCCTCACCCACGGGAACTATCTGCCGACCTTCGCCGTGCTGGCGGTCCCCGGTGCCGCGGCGTTGGCCCTGTTGTTCTGGCTTCGCCGCCGGGTGCCACATCCGGAACGGTATGAGGCACATGCGGACACGCATGACTCACCCACCGCGCACCAAAAACTTCAACTACCGATACGTTTTTGGCTGTACGCGGGATTCTCCGGGATCACAGTGTCCGGATTCGCGACCTTTGGCGTGCTGTCATTTCACATGGTCGACCGGGGCATCCTCGCGCCCGCCGCGGTGCCGTTGGTATACGCCGTCGCGATGGCCGCAGCCGCCATATCCGCCCTGTTCTCCGGCTGGGCGTACGACCGGATAGGCCCCAAAACCCTTGTGGTCTTGCCTATTGTCGGCGCGGTCGTGCCCATGTTGGCATTCACAGACTCACTCATGGGCATCGTGCTTGGAGCGCTGTTATGGGGTGCCGCCATCGGGATTCAGGAATCCACCCTGCGTGCGGTGGTCGCAGACCTGGTGCCGCCCGCACGACGGGCCACCGCATATGGGGTCTACGCCGCTGTGCTCGGCACGGCAACCGCCGTCGGCGGGACACTCACGGGGTACCTCTATGAGGTGTCGATTCCCATGCTCATCGGGGTGGTCGGCGTGATTCAACTGGTCGCGCTGGTCGCCGCCGCACCCACAGTGCTGCGGCACGCCGATCAGGTGTAA
- a CDS encoding class I SAM-dependent methyltransferase: protein MTTVQRRAFNDQVTRFWGRAAKAYDWAPLQQWVYRPAQDEMIALLRQHESQRVVDIACGTGILATRIQEELEPEQVHGVDMSEGMLAQAKARSALVDWQFAPAEKLPFDDGALDAVVSTSAFHFFDQPAALAEFHRVLAPGGFTAITTFTPDRASAPILRRIFGDRVPASVPSKAEMRQMFEAAGFEVAVQRPVHHPFTLPFVEFDRLTVGIKR from the coding sequence ATGACGACGGTTCAACGACGAGCTTTCAACGACCAGGTGACGCGGTTCTGGGGACGCGCTGCCAAGGCATACGACTGGGCACCGTTACAACAATGGGTGTACCGCCCGGCACAGGACGAAATGATCGCCCTGCTGCGTCAGCACGAGTCGCAACGTGTTGTCGATATCGCCTGCGGTACCGGCATTCTGGCGACACGCATCCAGGAAGAACTCGAGCCCGAGCAGGTGCACGGGGTCGACATGTCCGAGGGGATGCTCGCCCAGGCGAAGGCCCGTTCCGCGTTGGTCGACTGGCAATTCGCGCCGGCCGAAAAGCTGCCGTTCGACGACGGCGCACTGGATGCGGTGGTCTCCACATCGGCGTTCCACTTCTTTGACCAGCCCGCCGCCCTCGCCGAGTTCCATCGCGTGCTGGCGCCCGGCGGCTTCACCGCGATCACCACCTTCACGCCTGACCGCGCCTCCGCCCCCATCCTGCGCCGGATCTTCGGCGATCGCGTGCCCGCGAGCGTTCCGTCGAAGGCCGAGATGCGCCAGATGTTCGAGGCCGCCGGATTCGAGGTCGCGGTGCAGCGACCGGTGCACCATCCCTTCACCCTTCCGTTCGTGGAGTTCGATCGACTCACTGTGGGCATCAAGCGATGA